Proteins encoded by one window of Lycium barbarum isolate Lr01 chromosome 11, ASM1917538v2, whole genome shotgun sequence:
- the LOC132616941 gene encoding uncharacterized protein LOC132616941 isoform X1, whose product MMSDDYYYTSKKSDDICPDVCGQQDSPTTLSMSRLRCMLRGLDLKTIIFLLVVVPMFVVGAYLHGQKITYFFRPLWQSPPKPFIEITHYYHENVPMENICKLHGWGIREYPRHVFDAVLFSNEVDMLKIRWKELYPYITQFVLLESNSTFTGLPKLHNFATNRDQFKFIEPRLTYGNIPGRAKKGENPFVEEAYQRVALDQLLKLAGIEDDDLLIMSDVDEIPSAHTINLLRWCDDIPHVLHLHLRNYLYSFEFQIKHRSWRASVHRYESGKTRYAHYRQGDYLLADAGWHCSFCFRHISDFIFKMKAYSHNDRVRFSHYLNPTRIQDVICKGDDLYDMLPEEYTFKDIIGSMGPIPHSYSAVDLPSYLFENPDKYRYLLPGNCKREKG is encoded by the coding sequence CAGGATTCACCCACAACATTAAGCATGTCAAGACTACGGTGTATGCTTCGAGGATTGGATTTGAAGACTATCATCTTTTTGCTTGTGGTTGTGCCAATGTTCGTAGTTGGCGCGTACTTGCATGGGCAGAAAATTACCTATTTTTTCCGCCCCCTCTGGCAATCTCCTCCGAAGCCCTTTATTGAAATTACTCACTATTACCATGAGAATGTACCGATGGAAAATATTTGCAAGCTCCATGGGTGGGGAATTCGTGAATATCCTAGGCATGTCTTTGATGCAGTTCTGTTCAGTAATGAAGTAGATATGCTTAAAATCAGATGGAAGGAATTGTATCCTTACATCACACAGTTTGTTCTTCTTGAGTCAAACTCAACGTTTACTGGGTTGCCTAAACTCCATAATTTTGCAACTAATCGGGACCAATTTAAGTTTATTGAGCCTCGCTTGACATATGGAAACATTCCGGGAAGAGCCAAAAAAGGTGAAAATCCATTTGTTGAAGAGGCTTATCAGAGAGTAGCATTGGACCAACTACTGAAACTCGCTGGCATTGAGGATGATGATTTGCTTATAATGTCTGACGTTGATGAGATTCCGAGCGCTCATACTATCAATCTTTTGAGGTGGTGCGATGACATTCCTCATGTCCTTCACCTTCATTTGAGGAATTACTTGTACTCGTTTGAATTTCAGATTAAGCACAGAAGCTGGAGAGCTTCAGTCCACAGGTATGAGAGTGGCAAGACTAGATATGCACACTACCGTCAGGGTGATTACCTTTTGGCAGATGCAGGTTGGCATTGTAGCTTTTGTTTCCGCCACATTAGTGACTTTATATTCAAGATGAAAGCTTACAGCCACAATGATAGAGTGAGGTTTTCACATTATCTGAATCCTACAAGGATTCAGGATGTCATTTGTAAAGGAGATGATTTATATGACATGCTTCCTGAGGAGTACACGTTCAAGGATATTATCGGCAGCATGGGACCTATCCCCCATTCATACTCGGCAGTTGATCTTCCTTCTTATCTGTTTGAAAATCCAGACAAGTACAGATATCTTTTGCCTGGGAACTGCAAAAGAGAAAAGGGCTAA
- the LOC132616941 gene encoding uncharacterized protein LOC132616941 isoform X2, with product MMSDDYYYTSKKSDDICPDVCGQDSPTTLSMSRLRCMLRGLDLKTIIFLLVVVPMFVVGAYLHGQKITYFFRPLWQSPPKPFIEITHYYHENVPMENICKLHGWGIREYPRHVFDAVLFSNEVDMLKIRWKELYPYITQFVLLESNSTFTGLPKLHNFATNRDQFKFIEPRLTYGNIPGRAKKGENPFVEEAYQRVALDQLLKLAGIEDDDLLIMSDVDEIPSAHTINLLRWCDDIPHVLHLHLRNYLYSFEFQIKHRSWRASVHRYESGKTRYAHYRQGDYLLADAGWHCSFCFRHISDFIFKMKAYSHNDRVRFSHYLNPTRIQDVICKGDDLYDMLPEEYTFKDIIGSMGPIPHSYSAVDLPSYLFENPDKYRYLLPGNCKREKG from the coding sequence GATTCACCCACAACATTAAGCATGTCAAGACTACGGTGTATGCTTCGAGGATTGGATTTGAAGACTATCATCTTTTTGCTTGTGGTTGTGCCAATGTTCGTAGTTGGCGCGTACTTGCATGGGCAGAAAATTACCTATTTTTTCCGCCCCCTCTGGCAATCTCCTCCGAAGCCCTTTATTGAAATTACTCACTATTACCATGAGAATGTACCGATGGAAAATATTTGCAAGCTCCATGGGTGGGGAATTCGTGAATATCCTAGGCATGTCTTTGATGCAGTTCTGTTCAGTAATGAAGTAGATATGCTTAAAATCAGATGGAAGGAATTGTATCCTTACATCACACAGTTTGTTCTTCTTGAGTCAAACTCAACGTTTACTGGGTTGCCTAAACTCCATAATTTTGCAACTAATCGGGACCAATTTAAGTTTATTGAGCCTCGCTTGACATATGGAAACATTCCGGGAAGAGCCAAAAAAGGTGAAAATCCATTTGTTGAAGAGGCTTATCAGAGAGTAGCATTGGACCAACTACTGAAACTCGCTGGCATTGAGGATGATGATTTGCTTATAATGTCTGACGTTGATGAGATTCCGAGCGCTCATACTATCAATCTTTTGAGGTGGTGCGATGACATTCCTCATGTCCTTCACCTTCATTTGAGGAATTACTTGTACTCGTTTGAATTTCAGATTAAGCACAGAAGCTGGAGAGCTTCAGTCCACAGGTATGAGAGTGGCAAGACTAGATATGCACACTACCGTCAGGGTGATTACCTTTTGGCAGATGCAGGTTGGCATTGTAGCTTTTGTTTCCGCCACATTAGTGACTTTATATTCAAGATGAAAGCTTACAGCCACAATGATAGAGTGAGGTTTTCACATTATCTGAATCCTACAAGGATTCAGGATGTCATTTGTAAAGGAGATGATTTATATGACATGCTTCCTGAGGAGTACACGTTCAAGGATATTATCGGCAGCATGGGACCTATCCCCCATTCATACTCGGCAGTTGATCTTCCTTCTTATCTGTTTGAAAATCCAGACAAGTACAGATATCTTTTGCCTGGGAACTGCAAAAGAGAAAAGGGCTAA
- the LOC132617304 gene encoding CRM-domain containing factor CFM9, mitochondrial codes for MLVSRYIQRRSLTTLASLFSYTPLQNVILRRYDSVNMISSGGNMISSPVKYVKVPIFTSTNVWNCNVGVRWMSGKSMRSRVAMRMQNESSKTLREIRRSKKLKLKLMTDEERLICNLRRAKKKVALLLQKLKKYELPDLPFPRHDPELLTPEQLQAYKKIGFRNKNYVPVGVRGVFGGVVQNMHLHWKFHETVQVCCDNFPKEKIKEMASMLARLSGGIVVNIHNVKTIIMFRGRNYRQPKNLIPMNTLTKRKALFKARFEQALESQKLNIKKIEQELRRKGINPDDPAARASIQRVASTFFNAIDKKEGSPYVFQDDNGTHSGSVDEKHSVAEDSDQEELDNFIAQIEKAADDEWAAEEEAEKEEAGKLRYWNKEDIGSRFRSSGMIGSDESDNETGGRTSGGSKTYGRNIADDDDDDDEHDDVSEDDGELDDDDDRRRGRRDTDTYKAPVRHPKYKTEKWQKGKSNRPKNEGGPSRNFDPYLKGAMATDGSAADMLSDLEEAMWTSDDEGGQNSTQPSEYRSSSDEGEDYDKIAKWESDAEDAPGSRASSGVGNSFRTRGQGQMKKNEDTRESKRKVKSSKDFDETWDSD; via the exons ATGTTGGTTTCCAGATATATTCAGCGGCGCTCTCTCACAACCCTCGCCTCTCTCTTCTCCTACACTCCCTTACA GAATGTGATTCTGAGGAGATACGATTCGGTGAACATGATCTCAAGTGGTGGGAATATGATCAGTTCTCCGGTCAAATATGTAAAAGTTCCTATTTTTACTTCAACGAATGTGTGGAATTGCAATGTTGGAGTGAGGTGGATGTCAGGGAAGAGCATGAGGAGCAGAGTGGCAATGAGAATGCAAAATGAGTCCAGCAAAACCCTTAGAGAGATTCGAAGGTCAAAGAAGTTAAAGTTGAAGCTCATGACtgatgaagaacgattaatttgTAATCTAAGAAGA GCAAAGAAAAAAGTGGCGTTGCTACTTCAGAAGCTGAAAAAATATGAGCTCCCAGATTTACCATTTCCGCGGCATGATCCTGAGCTTTTGACTCCTGAGCAACTGCAAGCGTATAAGAAGATTGGTTTCAGGAATAAAAATTATGTACCTGTTGGTGTTCGTGGAGTCTTTGGAGGAGTTGTCCAAAATATGCATCTCCACTGGAAGTTTCATGAGACTGTGCAAGTTTGTTGTGATAACTTCCCTAAGGAAAAAATTAAGGAGATGGCTTCAATGCTGGCTCGACTAAGTGGTGGAATTGTGGTTAACATACATAATGTGAAAACAATTATTATGTTTCGTGGCAGAAACTACCGCCAGCCAAAGAATTTGATACCTATGAACACACTTACAAAAAGGAAG GCATTATTTAAAGCCCGATTCGAACAAGCACTAGAATCACAGAAATTAAACATAAAGAAAATAGAGCAAGAGCTCCGGAGGAAGGGAATAAATCCTGATGATCCAGCTGCCAGAGCCAGCATCCAGCGAGTAGCATCCACATTCTTCAATGCTATTGATAAGAAAGAAGGAAGCCCATATGTCTTTCAGGATGATAATGGTACTCACAGCGGTAGTGTAGACGAAAAACATTCAGTAGCTGAAGACAGTGATCAGGAGGAGCTTGACAATTTCATAGCTCAGATAGAAAAGGCAGCTGATGACGAATGGGCAGCTGAAGAAGAAGCAGAGAAAGAAGAAGCGGGGAAGCTTAGATATTGGAACAAAGAAGATATAGGTAGTCGATTCAGAAGCTCTGGAATGATTGGAAGTGATGAATCAGATAATGAAACTGGAGGAAGGACAAGTGGCGGGAGTAAGACATATGGAAGGAACAtagctgatgatgatgatgatgatgatgaacacGATGATGTATCTGAAGATGATGGTGagttagatgatgatgatgatcgaCGGCGTGGTAGGAGAGATACCGACACATACAAGGCTCCAGTCAGGCATCCCAAGTATAAAACAGAGAAATGGCAGAAAGGTAAGAGCAATAGACCTAAAAATGAGGGAGGACCAAGCAGAAATTTTGACCCTTATTTGAAGGGAGCGATGGCTACAGATGGTTCTGCTGCAGATATGCTAAGTGACCTTGAGGAAGCCATGTGGACTTCAGATGATGAGGGTGGGCAGAACTCAACTCAACCAAGTGAGTATAGAAGTAGTAGTGATGAGGGGGAGGATTATGATAAGATAGCAAAGTGGGAATCAGATGCAGAGGATGCACCCGGTTCGAGGGCATCAAGTGGAGTTGGTAATAGCTTTAGGACTCGTGGTCAAGGACAAATGAAGAAAAACGAGGACACCCGCGAGAGCAAGAGGAAGGTGAAAAGCTCAAAGGACTTTGATGAAACTTGGGACAGCGACTGA